GACCACCTCAGCGCGCCACAAGCCACGGTCGAAACAGTCCAGTTTCGCCATTCACTGAGCCTATCAATCATTGTAAATGTTAGAAAAATTATTAAAAAGCACAATATTGTCAATGTAATATTTTTTGGAGCAAGTGAACTAAAATCTTTATATTTTGCTTTTCTCGGACTCGAAATCAACCTTATTGTTAGACATGGAACAACAAAAAGTAACCCAAAAAAAGATTGGTTTCATAGACTCATCTACAGCAAAGTGAATTATCATGTTTCCATCTGTCAACACCTCCAAAACAATGTTAACTTTATTGTTCCTTTTGGAAAAAATGCAAAATCTGTATTGATTTATTTATCAGTGGACATCAAGGCAAAGCAAGTAGATTCTCCTCGTCTGCCAACACTTCTCCATGTGGGAAGAATAGCCCGAGGGAAAGGTCAAGCCGATGCACTACTTGCATGCGATATTCTTTATAAAAATAATATAGATTTTATATTTTATATTATTGGTGGTTTTGAGGATGGCTACAAAAAAGAATTTACCTCTCTTCTAAACTCACTTCCTTATAAAAACAATATTCAGCTTATAGGATTTACAAAAAATATCGATGAATATCTAGAAAAATCCAATATTTTTCTTTTTCCAAGCCACGGAGAAGGCCTTGGTAATGCTTTTCTTGAGGCGCTTAGTGCTGGTTTATCTTGTATTTGTTTCAATAATACCTCTTTTCCAGAACTTCTATCTTTGGGCTTTAATTTTCAAATGGTGGAAAATAAAAACTTGCCCGCCCTCAAAGAAGCGCTCATGAATTTAATTTCAAATAATGTTTTTCACAACAAAAATCAGCATAATCACGAGCTTGCAAAAAAGCTCTTCTCGCCCCAAAGGGAAATTTCTCAATATCTGGAGCTATTACGATGAACATCCTTTCCCGTGCCAAAGAAAATCCTTTTATCGGCTTTGTTTTTCTGTTTATTTTTTTAATGCCTTGGAATATAAACAATGGACAAATGAGTCTTCTTAGTATTATTTTACTCATTTGGTGGATGATTATTGGGCGGAAAAAAGGCTATTTTTCAAAACTTAAAAATATTTTTCACACCACTCCACTTGTACTATTGATATTTTTTCTTCTGTATGCTTACGGCTCCTTGCTCTGGTCCCAGAACATTGCTTTTGGAATTGATTCGACACTCAATTTTTATAAATACTACTGGATTATGGTACCCATACTTTTTACAGCTCTTTCTCGCCAAGATGCCCTCTGGGGAATGTATGTTCTTATTTTTAGCTTTAGTGTTTATGGTGTGCTTTCTCTCATGATTTTCCTTGACATAATTCACATTCCCTCTTCTTCTCCAAGAGACCCCAAAGGACATCTAGCGTACGCAGTAGTAACTGCTTACATGGGGCTGGGTTCGCTTTTAGCAATGGCTGCTTTCTTTTTTGCAACAAGCAAAAAATCCAAGGTTTTTTTCCTCGCCTGTTTTGCGATTTGCACAATTGGTTTATTTATAAACCAAGGACGTGCCAGTCAATTGGCATTTTTGGGTACCATTGTGGTTTTAGCCATTGTTTATAGAAAATACATTTTTACAAACTTAAAAATATCTTTAGCTTTTTTGGGAATTGCAAGTATAGCTTTCCTTCTTTTTTCCCAAACATCACAATTCGATAGATTTGCACAAGGTTTTAAAGAGTTACAACACATAGAAGAAAAACATTTTGCTGGGAGCTGGGGACAGCGGGCATATATGTGGTATGCCTCTGCACACATCATTAAACAAGAGCCACTCTTTGGCGTGGGAGTAGGGGACAACATTGATGCTTTTATAGATTACACCAAAGAGCATCCAAGCGAAGCCACATGGCTACGCTCCTTCCACAATCAACATCTTGACTATTTGACAAAATTTGGGCTAATAGGATATATGGTATTTTTATTAGGCATTTATGCACTCTTGAGAAAATGTTCAAAATCAACTATCTTTGGAAGCCTTGGAATTATATTTTTCTCTTTCGTGTTTATAAATTCACTCGGAGATATTTTGCTTTTAATGAAGCCTTTCAACAACATCTACATGCTTGTCTTTATCCTGATAACCATAGGTTGCATACGCCCCCCTAGTGCTGCTTGACTCCACTCTTGCACTCAAAAAGTCCGTTAGCTTTATTTAAGCGCATTTGCTCAAGAGCCTCAGTGGAATCCACTGAGTTTCGGAATCCTCTGGAATGATAAAGGTGAAAAACATTGGCAACATTTTTAACAGACCTAACCTCACATCCATAGGTCCTAAATCTCCACTCCAAGTCTGTATCATCACCAACGGCTGTTTCTCCATACCCCTCATCATACCCATTAATTGCCATCATGTCTTTCTTAAAGCAAGAATAATTACACCCTAAAAGCCCAGTACTTGCTCTTCGCTTGCTTAAAAACATTCGATATACAAGGCCTGTGGGTGAAAAACAAAACCCATCTTCGCTGTGATTTTCCTTGCAATCAAGCGCTATGAGTGGAAACCTCAAAGCAAAGGTAC
The DNA window shown above is from Sulfurospirillum tamanense and carries:
- a CDS encoding O-antigen ligase family protein, giving the protein MNILSRAKENPFIGFVFLFIFLMPWNINNGQMSLLSIILLIWWMIIGRKKGYFSKLKNIFHTTPLVLLIFFLLYAYGSLLWSQNIAFGIDSTLNFYKYYWIMVPILFTALSRQDALWGMYVLIFSFSVYGVLSLMIFLDIIHIPSSSPRDPKGHLAYAVVTAYMGLGSLLAMAAFFFATSKKSKVFFLACFAICTIGLFINQGRASQLAFLGTIVVLAIVYRKYIFTNLKISLAFLGIASIAFLLFSQTSQFDRFAQGFKELQHIEEKHFAGSWGQRAYMWYASAHIIKQEPLFGVGVGDNIDAFIDYTKEHPSEATWLRSFHNQHLDYLTKFGLIGYMVFLLGIYALLRKCSKSTIFGSLGIIFFSFVFINSLGDILLLMKPFNNIYMLVFILITIGCIRPPSAA
- a CDS encoding glycosyltransferase family 4 protein — encoded protein: MKKLNTAIICLSPNSGGMEIDTIKLAKKLYPHTSITVIAKQDGYIANTFRDHLSAPQATVETVQFRHSLSLSIIVNVRKIIKKHNIVNVIFFGASELKSLYFAFLGLEINLIVRHGTTKSNPKKDWFHRLIYSKVNYHVSICQHLQNNVNFIVPFGKNAKSVLIYLSVDIKAKQVDSPRLPTLLHVGRIARGKGQADALLACDILYKNNIDFIFYIIGGFEDGYKKEFTSLLNSLPYKNNIQLIGFTKNIDEYLEKSNIFLFPSHGEGLGNAFLEALSAGLSCICFNNTSFPELLSLGFNFQMVENKNLPALKEALMNLISNNVFHNKNQHNHELAKKLFSPQREISQYLELLR
- a CDS encoding glycosyltransferase, with protein sequence MRVSVVVAVYKDVQALSLIVEALKQQTYKNFEVVVAEDGQNEAMEKYIKSIQGLRVKHTTQEDLGIRKTRSLNNGIIASEGEYLIFIDGDCVPYSTFIQNHVALAEAGVVLSGRRVNLGPRYSAMLRSGKISSLRLERTFALRFPLIALDCKENHSEDGFCFSPTGLVYRMFLSKRRASTGLLGCNYSCFKKDMMAINGYDEGYGETAVGDDTDLEWRFRTYGCEVRSVKNVANVFHLYHSRGFRNSVDSTEALEQMRLNKANGLFECKSGVKQH